A genome region from Nitrospinaceae bacterium includes the following:
- a CDS encoding 3-isopropylmalate dehydratase large subunit (dehydratase component, catalyzes the isomerization between 2-isopropylmalate and 3-isopropylmalate) has protein sequence MNSPKTLFDKIWDDHVVADLGDGFALIFVDRHLVTELSSRQFQRLKERNIPLKFPQYTFAVS, from the coding sequence ATGAATAGTCCCAAGACGCTGTTCGATAAGATTTGGGATGATCACGTTGTGGCCGATCTTGGCGATGGCTTCGCGTTGATTTTTGTGGATCGCCACCTTGTTACAGAGCTTTCCTCGCGTCAGTTTCAGCGCCTTAAAGAGCGAAATATACCGCTCAAATTCCCGCAGTATACTTTTGCCGTCTCC